The Harmonia axyridis chromosome 3, icHarAxyr1.1, whole genome shotgun sequence nucleotide sequence CTACAGAAGAATtatgaaattcataaacatgtaaaattaaaatatattttttttatcatagttTTATCCCagatatatttaaaatttgaaatattcaatttggaCCCGATTGTTATGTAGCATTTATCCGAAACAAATGTTACTTCTtaacttttcattttcttttagcTCCTCCTGTTTATCCAGCTCAAACTGGTCCACCTCAAGCAGCAACTTATCCTTCAATGATGTTTCCTGCACAAACAATCTATATGCCACAACAGTATCCCATGGCAATGCCGGTAAGTTTTAAACTATAAAACATTTCCCTTCTTGATTATAATAAAACTGTACTGACATCAATTCTATTCATTTTTGTCATTTATTTAAAGAGTATATCACTGTATGAATTGAGGTTATTGAATtacttttgttatttctttcaaatttgtaataattgatCTTTCAATTTCCCCTTTTTATAGTTGTAtaagtatatacagggtgtttcaagttccaCGGCCTATTTtacgtttctggagaacagggctgatttgaaatctgaaaattcggaatatgacattgttcatgatgccctaattcagctaaaatattttcgaagtacCAGCACTTTTTTTTTGACCTCACACAGGGCCTGATAACAGGTAAATAGGGGGGCTTGGAAACCAAAAGAAAGACTATTGAGGTGAAAAATACTGTTTGAAGAGGGAAGTGCGACATGGAGTGTTGTCATgttgaaacattcatttttctGTCATATCTGGTTTCACAGGAATGAACCATTTTCTGAGACATTCAAGGACGGCTGTGTAAAAAACTTGGTTGACAGTTTgtcaaaaacaaattatttttggaCAATTCCACTTTTGTCAAAAAAACATTAGCATTGCTTTGATCTTCGATTTGCTAATTCAAGCTTTCTTTGGTTCAAGAGAATTTGCAGTGTGCCACATTTCCTGTTCCCATAGGCATGTCCTAACTTTTAATATGTCACACTTTCCGATTCTCCAAGGTTAACAAAGAATTTAATGGCATGTTTCTCTAAATTCCGTTCTATTTTGCGTGACGCACAATCAAAACACATGTTAGCTGATAGCAGCCACAAAAATTAGGTAGTTAACATAGAGATACTTGTGCTGAATTATTGAAGGATAGTGATACACAAGTTCTATTAACGAAAACACTGCAGCGTTGCCAGATCACTTGCTGTGTTgaccctttcaatagtttttcttgtTCTTGTTCTATAATGTCGTCAaaactatataaaattcaagcagaataaaaaaaaaattaggaaagcactaATGTTGAGTCAGAATATTTGAACGCTCatccattcatgcgccaattgcgcaCTTGTAGACCATATAATTATACATATATGCAAGTTGAGAAGATTACATTGAGGAAAGATAGGAGAAGAATGAAAAATCTGACTGTCCAGTCGAAGAGTGCAAGATAAGAAAGATATGCGCGTTATGATGATGAATAGTGTTGAATTTGGACTAGACTTAGActaacttcattttcatttcacttCTCATTCAGACAAAGCAGCGTGAGACCACAATGGTTGAAAATAAATCCTAGTTTTGTAAATAGGAATTTATACTGTAGTTCTGTAGAAGAATTCGATTCTTGCAGTGCTAAGCAACATTCCATCTTATACATTGAAAATCCTATCTTTCCAACATAATTTTCGAGACCTGTATACTACAAGGCTTGCAACACAATAGGTGCTGAATTAATGTGTTTGAAATTAATGCGTAGACAATGCAAGAAATCAAACATTAGTGGTGATGTTTTTCCTTTGAAAAACAGTCTAATTAGAAAGAAGAGGGAGTACATCCCTTACTTTGGCAAATCTTTGTCTCTGGTTATACGATTAGCAGAGCTCATAGAGTAGCGGAGTTGAAATTGTGTAAGGCtattaatattcaaatatgttGTATCATATGTTGgataacaaaaaatttgataCTAAACTAACATTTTCTTGATTTAGAAGAAATAGTTTTGAGGGATTAATCAAATcctttatattttgttatatttggGTTTAAAATTTGAGTAGGACTGTGACcttaataaaattattaaaaaaacaaaagcatattgaataaaatagttcaaaaataattattaaatagaTATGTATAAGTTATTTGATCCATCATTAATTAGTTCACTATCAAATGCATTCATTGAAGTCAGATCTGTTCTATTTTTCAATGGTAGTCTTCTTGTTAATACAGGAATTCTGGTAGAAAGTATTGTAGCTCATAATATTTGACAAACAAGATATTTTCAAAGCTGAGTCATTTTCTTTCACCAGTTGGTAGAACCCAAATTTCACCAAAAATCGTCTGTATAAAATTTGCAAAATGATGAAGTTGACTAAAAACCATCGAAAAAATAGACCCTAATACAACCATAAATTTGAGGAGGGGCGAGAGATCATCCGACCTTGCATGTACCTTGACCTTGAGATCTATTGTGCATTAATACAACCTTAGATCTTGTTCAATTTTCACTAGAATCTAAGCTAAAATTGAAGGTAAATTGAGggaaaatatgtttattttccAATAACCAAGATGGTTCATTGTTGACCTATAAATAAGGCATTAGCTTCGATTTTGAAATGAGAATCATTGGAAAATTTTAATAcccttttaatttttattgaccAATTTGACATGAAATCTTTTAAGGTATGAGCAGACTGATGCGGGCAGCGGGAACGGGAGCGATGCGTTAGATGCGGCAGGGTGtagattaattaattttttaggGTGTAGATTGCATAGCATGCACACCTACGCGATAATAATAAGACACAATAATTAATAGGAATCTAAAATTATGTATGAAAGTGACGGAAATCTTTACTCTCAAAGCCGTTGATTTCCATCCCGCAAAAGTTTCTGTTTCGCTCCCGCAGTCTCGAGTTGTTCTGCTCATACCTTAAAGGTATGAGCAGACCTGATGAGTTCTACTAGTCAGTGCGGGATCGGTAAGCTCTGGGTCCGATCCCGTTGCCGCGGTTACCGAGCAGGTAAAGAGGCTCTCATAGAAATTAACTAAATATACCGTTTTGTGTTAATTTCTATAAGGGACGGTTTTTTCACatgcgaataaataaatttatttctacaGCACAAGTTTTTATCTACGAATAAACGCAaaaggaataaatttatttaatcgCATTTGGAAAACCTGAGAGGTTCCTGATCTACTTGGTAAATAGGGAGCTTACCTTATAGATAAGTCGAAAAGAACTTTGATTTGAGGTGCGCACAGTTTCTTCAACCGGCATATTCTATGTGATGCCCGAATTCTTCAGTAGTATTCACCTCTTCTTCGCGataccaaatttttcaaatgaacctaTAGAAAGAAATTGCAATGACTTAAGTCCGAGAAAAAAAACGTTGCATGTATTGTTCGATAAATGCTAGTGATTAATGTTCCTGAAGTTGAGAAAACTCTAAGCCGTGCCTGAAATTTCGCGGAATCTCGAGTTCATCATCCATATTCTATATAggcgtatttttttttgtgaaataattttttttatgagtttTACCTGCTGTCAGAATGAGGCAGACCTTTGAAAATAACTCTGTTTGTCGCATTTCAAGTGTTTTTGTATCCATGTCCGAGTATAACAGTGTGTAATCAGTCCAGCAACTACATTTCCGAGGGCATCTACCCTGTGACCCAACCCACCTACGTGTTGCTGGACAGCCTGCAGTACTGAGGGCATCAGGCCCAACCTCTCATCCCTTTCTTAAGGTCTCTGGTGTCTAGATGAAGTGTTGcacatttttgtttaatttctaTGTTTGCCAGAAGGAAGTATTAGCAGTAACTTTGAAATTGGACAAAGATTGTCTTTTTAGACAAACCTTCATGCCGTTTTTAAGATACCTTGATTTAATTTTATAGATGTATCCTGAATTGATTAATTATCTTTGCCTACTGCATTATTTGTATTACTCCCTTCTGTCATTTTCAGCACTTAAATGTTGTGTATGTCTTTCGCCCAGAGTTACGCCTTGTTAATATTTTTATGCATGATTTTATGTTAGCAGTCATGCATAAgtttttagatttattttgCCTTTTAAGATCCTGTTAGCTGAATTAAAAATGTTTTAAGTATAAACGTTCATAGATTTATAAAAGTTATAATTCGATAACTTGATAGTTTGATAGCGCGATGTTTTGAATCCACCAGTTGGGGAAAACATTTTCTAACATGTAGGTATCGTTCAACATTTTGCTATTACTAGTATCGTGTCAAAGTCAGTGGAAGGAGACGGTTATAAAAAAACACAACTGGTTCTCCAGATTCACACAAACTTTGAGATTCTGAGAGATCTTGAAGAGTCGAGATAGAATCATTGAACATAAgcatctacagggtgttcctaaattgaacgtacaaacgaaaaggggagattccttaagtgagtttaagaaaaaaaagtcccataaacatggggtcgcaaacatttcgtttccgagatacagagtgttgaagtttgaatttttttcaattttttttctcatagtatctacacttcacaagatattcaactgaaagttggcatagatattacatttgagagttctcaccacgagacatggcaatttcgatagaagatctacagggtgatattttttctggaacactgccacctgttcttctgcagaacttttttttggtgagcgactgttaatttgaaaaaatgtaaaaagaagctttgttcttatactaaacttttcggtctcttgtagttttgtcgtatctaccaacgatttcgagaaaaaaaatttgaacgattctctcgaaatttTCGTTACTATGATAGGAAtgcagaagaacaggtggcagtgttccagaaaaaatatcaccctgtagattttctatcgaaattgccatgtcacgtggtgagaactctcaaatgtaatatctatgccaaatttcagttgaatatcttgtgaagtgtagatactatgagaaaaaaaattgaaaaaaattcaaacttcaacactctgtatctcgaaaacgaaacgtttgcgaccccatgtttatgggacttttttttcttaaactcactcaaggaatctccccttttcgtttgtacgttcaatttaggaacaccctgtatacatagtTTGTATTTTAGTAACTCTTCCTTGATACAAAAAAAGTCTCCATTACCTAATTgcccatttatttatttttttcataaaattgtaTACTCTACTATACTATAAGTTTCAAGCCAAggcaatgtttattttttctctaaaaatCGCATGTTTCTTGCTAATGAATAGCAGCATATCCTTccaataatacaaaataaaagtatttgatTAATTCACTGAGCAAAATATTGAGGATTGAGCAGTATAATTTTCATTAGTTATCCTCGATATCTATATCGCAGTACACggataaaattattcaaaattgcaCTGTTCTTCAAAAAAGTATAATCAaacttttattataaatttgcCATCTGGAAACATCTAATACCTattataatataaaacctaCAATAACATTGATTTTATTCAACAAAAGTTggctaaatatttattttatattggaaAGGATAGTTACTGTATCCTTCCTAGTGTTGCATTCTCAAACAATGTTAGTAGATAATATAAGATTTATACTGTGAAAAATATATGATTCTTATTATTGATCTTTATTAGCTCTTTATTTGGACATGCTCTGCTTTTTTAACCATTTTTGATAGAAGTTATTTGCATGTACAAGGATAACTAAATGATTCATTAGTCCAACATCTATTTACTAATCATTATGTTACAGTATGACTATGGATACTATACGAACAATGGAGCTCCAACCCAATATATGGTTGGGGCACAGGGAGGTCCAGGACCTCAGGGACCCCCGCTGCCTCCGTCCGGTAGTCCCCCACGTCCCCCCTGCTACAACCAGCAGGTCTCATATACCGCTGAACCAGTTTTCTATAATATGCCCATGTATGGCGGACCCATGGACCACCAACCAGTGTACACAGAACCCATCGAAAGTAGTGGCAACTATACCGAAGTGAGTATAAGAAAAACCAATATAATTATTTAAGAGTTTTTCGAGTTTGAAATCTATCGtatttgttcattaaaattctcttctttcccttttttttttcaactgtaGGCTTATCCAGtatcttttttatattttcagaaaCAAATTTGTCAATATTGAGATCCATAGGGAAATAACCAGAAATTTTTTaataactattataaatatattcgaaATATCTTGATTGATATTTTCACTAAGGAACCTTGTCTCTTCTCCTGCCGCAGGAACCCTACATGGGTCAATGCTTACCACAAGATATAGATGCAAGGTACAACACTAGAAGTACACCTTGCGATAGTACCACACCGGTGACCGAACAACATCTTCCACATAATGCACCATCTAATAACGTTCCTTCTTCGTCTTCTGCGCGTTTCTCACCTTACACTGCAGTCAGCGAACCACAACAGCACCACCATCTCCATAAGCAACGAGAGATCGCAAACGACACGGACACAACGCGACAGACGAACACGCCTGTCGTGTCGTTACTTTCCATCGATAATAGCGTCGAGAAAGACCTGAACGCGATGCAAGGAGGGCGTAAGAAGAAGCCTCTCGCTCCGTTATCGTTGAATGCGGCTCCTACGGTCTTCGCGCCAATCGTAAATGGCATGCAACCGGTTGCATTTTCTTCTTTGAACTACCCACCTCCCCCAATCAATTATCAACCTCCTTTTTCCACCGCTTACCCTCCTTTTCTAACCAATCCGCAGCAGCAGCCGTTCAACGGAGGTCCTGTTTCCCAATACGATTACGGTCAACAGGCGAAGCATCACGTCAACAAATACTCGCAGATGAACGGCTATTCCAAAAAACCCACGGCTAAGAAGAACTTCGTCGGTCGACAGAACGAGTTCTCAAACAGGTCCAGTCTGAGGACAGACTCTAGTTCGTCGGCTGCTAGCTGTGTGGAGGACAATCGTAACAACAATAACAACGACGAAAAACACCGCACTACCGGCTTAAACACACCTCCTCCCGCTCCCTATTCGCCGTTAACCAATCACGGGTACACGATGAGATTGAACGGTGTGGTTAGTCCGCCCAACGGTGGTCAGTTCGGTAACGCGCGACCTTCTAGGAATTTTTACGGTAATCACTCGCAGCAAGATGGTAGAAAAACGTCCGGAAAACTTAGAACCAATGGCAATTATACCGGTAGGATCAGTAACGGCAGAGAATCTTCGATCGAGACCGCGGTCAATGGCCCTTTCAGGGGTGAAAACAATCTAGTGAACGCAATTTATGATACGAATGCACCGCAGGTTCACACTGGGAGTTCTTCTACATTCGCTCCCTTGCCAACACGAAGGAACAGGAGGTCAATCCGCAGAAACAACATGGGAACTGGGACTGCATTGAGCGAGATTGGTGCTGGGGACGCCCCTCTACCCCAGAATTCCGATTCAGTTTCGGAAGCGTGTAAGAAAATGGACAGTCTGAAATTGTAAGGTAACAGATAGGTAATGGCCGTTTTGCAAAAGGCActacttatttgaaaaaaaaattcaattatcttCGAATAAGACTGTAAATTTTATAAATACTTTAATACCTTAATATTACTTAAGGAAGGGATAGTAAATATTTATTGTAAAttcaaagtattattttttttgtatattttaaattattcaacagAAGAATGTTGTTCACCATAGAACATCACcttgtatataataataatgatacaaaaacgaaaaaaatttgtagttGGTATGCAATATTTATTTAGAGTATAAACGACAATATTAATTGTATATGTAATACATGAGATGCCATATTGGACTAGAAATAAAAATCGAAACATGCTGAAAGTTTTAACAGTAGATTTTTTCTAGATCGCTACTGtattaaattgttatttaatgtATAAGGAGAGGAAAAGTTGTTTTTTCTACTGATGAGTATCTCGAGTCCGCTTGTGCTCATTTTCAATTACCAAAATATGATTTTCGATTGATGCGATGTTGTGACACGTTGAATTTCTTCGCTGAATTAAATGTACCTGTTGTCAATTCTATTCAGTAATTAGacataaattaaatttcaatttttttattgatgaaagGGGGATATATAAAACACCATTCTGCCTTATTTTCTCTTCTCTAATcgatggttaggttaggttttgaTAAAATGTTCTTTTCAATTAGGTTGCAAAATTATCAACAGCATTGTTTCTATGTATAACAAAAATAAACCCACCCCCTATGTGAAATATCACATACTATTTGAACAATGACTAGTACTTCTGTCAATGAAAATTgttactatatttttttttcacagcttCTTGGAATTGAGGTTAGTCCATAAAGCCCACAATCTTCAAACTGTGATAACATTTGCGTCAATGAATCGTCTTGTGATAAGAATTTCAAAACCTCATTTCAACCATTTTTGCAAGTAGTTTTCATTGTCACATCACAACTCATATTTTTTAGATTTGgattattttttctgataagTATATTGACCTTGATTTCATATGACCATAAAGGATATTGGATGCAAGTTTCGgctatcaaacaaaaaatattttcgaggaaAAGTTGTTGACTTTGGATATTTTGTTACGATAATTTTTCAACTCTTCCAAAAATTCATATCACCTGAATGATTAAAAATGACTTTCTTAACATTGACAGATGAACTAACATTTAAACAATGGAATATTCAATGCATACACTTCTTGTTGTGTCTATTGAATGACTTGAGAAATAAACGCGAGATTCTTGCTCAAAATGGCTGCCATCGTTGATAGATTGTTTTATAGATGCACGATTAAGGAAACTGTTAACATGTAACAAGTTTTTTCCATTTATCTCCATTGGTTTCGGTTTAATatagaatatttttgatttctcttgTCTTGAAGCACATTCTCTAGAATACCAGATTATCTGAAGATAATCAAAAAGAAGTATAAAAGTATGAGGATAATCAATGTGATTATTTTCTCCGATACTGGTATCTTGAAAATTCAATCCGTTCTGtgtcatttttaaattttaggcTGTGACATAAAAGTTATGTATTGTTGAATTTCGTAGATTTTTTAAGGAAGAGAATCTGTGTTTATGTAGCTATTTATTCCAAATGTCATTTGGCATTGCCATAATGTATACTTCTTTTAACAAATCTATATCTTGGAGTTTAACTCTAGAAAATTGTCTTGTATTTCCAATATATTCTCATTAaagttgatttgaaatttttaattataacaTCTTTACCGACATTAAACTAGGACACTAGTAGTTAGTTCCAAGATTTTTGAAGGCTGAAAAAGTAGCGTTCTTTATTTagtttctaaataaaatttggGCTTATAATGttcacagaaaataaaaattccaaGTTTCAAATGGCCCTAAACAATTGAGAGGCAGATCcttctcaatttcaaaaatttgattttccaaAGAAATATCCAAACTTCAGTatatacatgaaaaatatttaatcccATTAGTTTTAAGATAGGTATTGTAACTTATAGTGTAGGTTTAATATAGCTTTAGGAATTTTCTTGTATGAGAGATGATTTGGCCAATTTTATGTTTATGAAGAATGTTTTCATCGAGTTACGGGAATTTGCTcaaagtatttattttttttgtaccaTTGTGATAAAGATGTGAATTAATGAAGCTTTTTGgatgaaaaaatctaaattattaCTATCACAtacatatatcgggtgtcccaaggtgagtggcctattagattattatggaaactattgatggtaaagatttcaaattttgtggatagatatttggccagttaaggtacatttgtaaaataatttcacatttccagtgttgccggatgtacgacaatttggcaacaactttgttattttgaatgggacatccggtatttctattttttttatgatactccataaaatattaaatctattcactcttacttttccacccctatcttcaacggtttttgagttattaattatttttcgaaattttagatcaaattggcgtattacgaaaatgactctagttcgctcaatatttgagatttaagtcagaaattttgcaagtcgttagatattgatctgatctgtgtcactgcttttgaattatggttgtcaataatacaggacggaccaaaaaaaatcatcatttgccaagttacaaaattgtaaaaaagtctattttttcaaattagacacctagtatatttttcgatttttggaatcagtacaacacattctacaatttttctattcacttacacagacttttttactattttgtaacttggaaaatgatgattttttttggtccgtcctgtattattgacaaccataattcaaaagcagtgacacagatcagatcaatatctaacgacttgcaaaatttctgacttaaatctcaaatattgagcgaactagagtcattttcgtaatacgccaatttgatctaaaatttcgaaaaataattaataactcaaaaaccgttgaagataggggtggaaaagtaagagtgaatagatttaatattttatggagtatcataaaaaaaatagaaataccggatgtcccattcaaaataacaaagttgttgccaaattgtcgtacatccggcaacactggaaatgtgaaattattttacaaatgtaccttaactggccaaatatctatccacaaaatttgaaatctttaccatcaatagtttccataataatctaataggccactcaccttgggacacccgatatttgCTATCTTATTTAACTGTAAATATGTTACTAGTTGTTTTTTCTCTCAAGCAATTTGAATTTGGTAAAACGTTTTCAAACAGGAACTATTTACATTGAATGACAACTTTCTTCTTTTAAAGAAGAATGTTGCATTTTTCTGCAGCAGTACAATCTCAAATTCTCTATCAATCATTGTATGCCAAACTGAAACAAATAACCTGCGCTTCAAACTTTTGCTTTTAATCTATGTTTACATACTGTACatgaatgaatttgaaataGTACCTGCAAAAATTGTGtgtaaatattttgttgtaaatTGCGATAAAGTATATGATTGTTAAATGTTAAAAACTggatgattttatattttttgtaagtTGTTAAGTTTTCAAACACTGTATTTTTGTGTAAGAACTGGCCAATTTCTTTGAGGTTGAAACTAAATTTGCAATTAATCGAATGTATACATATTTTAGAGGAGTAGCCAAAGGAAAAATGGGAAAATATCTTAATAACTAGATAGATCAAAAGctaatttttataatcaaataaattcctaaGAACTCATTGGAtcagatttgaatttgaaatagaaTTATTTTCCTATGTATATCCCATAGAGAAAGGGAAAGCTTACAAATACATTTGTCTATTTAAGTTGTgtctatttcacaaaaatctctAGGGAATCTTATTAACTATCTTGTTGAGATATTTTCACATCATTCTTTCATTTGCAGTGTGAACATAAAGAGCAATATAATATTTGATATATACATTACATGTCAATTTTGGTTTGTatataaaaaagtataaaatagTTCAACATGCTCTAAAAAAGGTTGTGCAAAAAAAACTATAGTGTAGTTGAGACTAAATATTTTGTGCAGAAAGCATTGAAGTCAATCGAAGGTTATTAAAAACCCAATTAACTCGTTTTAATGATTAAATTGAGCAAAGCCAAATATTTGTGATAGCAAGTGAATTGatatgtttgaaattgaagCATATTTCAGAAGTGCGTGTTCATGGactaaaaatattgtggaattCTTGGTTTGTGAATCAACTGCAAAATGGTTAAGCTCAATCTTTGAGGGTGATtggaaatttgagaaaaaattaagaTTAATATATACCTAAATGATAAAAGTAATTCACCTGATGTGGGttttactcttttttttttcaaattttcttatgTTTTGTAATTTATTCTTGGCTATTCTCGAT carries:
- the LOC123676686 gene encoding uncharacterized protein LOC123676686; translation: MSVPNQQNGKKSSNSSIANTPASTPVTSNGNAQAVIHNSPPPNNNAPKYGTLVPNRIFVGGISANTTEGELLQLFSTYGTVKAAKIIQDRAGVSKGYGFITFESEDDAQRPLREADNIVLRERKLNIAPAVKKQPFNFNRAFDGSSPTTVAVGNPQYFLPPTMPYFQGSVGYYAPPSAPVPGDPNAQQPVYQPPPVYPAQTGPPQAATYPSMMFPAQTIYMPQQYPMAMPYDYGYYTNNGAPTQYMVGAQGGPGPQGPPLPPSGSPPRPPCYNQQVSYTAEPVFYNMPMYGGPMDHQPVYTEPIESSGNYTEEPYMGQCLPQDIDARYNTRSTPCDSTTPVTEQHLPHNAPSNNVPSSSSARFSPYTAVSEPQQHHHLHKQREIANDTDTTRQTNTPVVSLLSIDNSVEKDLNAMQGGRKKKPLAPLSLNAAPTVFAPIVNGMQPVAFSSLNYPPPPINYQPPFSTAYPPFLTNPQQQPFNGGPVSQYDYGQQAKHHVNKYSQMNGYSKKPTAKKNFVGRQNEFSNRSSLRTDSSSSAASCVEDNRNNNNNDEKHRTTGLNTPPPAPYSPLTNHGYTMRLNGVVSPPNGGQFGNARPSRNFYGNHSQQDGRKTSGKLRTNGNYTGRISNGRESSIETAVNGPFRGENNLVNAIYDTNAPQVHTGSSSTFAPLPTRRNRRSIRRNNMGTGTALSEIGAGDAPLPQNSDSVSEACKKMDSLKL